In Corylus avellana chromosome ca2, CavTom2PMs-1.0, the following proteins share a genomic window:
- the LOC132168657 gene encoding tryptophan synthase beta chain 2, chloroplastic-like isoform X2 → MACNMRTRDLLTGHLIVKRRTGDSSVVRAVVVDRNILVKNTPGSSNLIMKTLTKPQVETVDMDVSKGRFGRFGGKYVPESLITCLAELEAEFNSALRDTAFQAELATALRDYVGRETPLYFAERLTNYYKNSKGEGPEIYLKREDLSHGGAHKINNAIAQAMIAKRMGRKCVVAATGAGQHGVATAAACAKLGLECTIFMGTKDMQKQSSNLRLMKLLGATVESVDGNFKDASSEALRDWMGTMESSYYLTGTVVGPHPHPSMVREFQSVIGKETRRQAMERWGHKPEVLLACVGSGSNALGLFHEFVKDKDVRLIGVEGAGFGLESGSHSATLARGDVGVYHGALSYLLQDEEGQIVEPHSIGVGLEYPGVSPELSYLKDTGRAEFYTATDQEALDDWKA, encoded by the exons ATGGCTTGTAACATGCGAACTCGTGATCTTCTTACAGGACACTTGATCGTTAAGAGAAGAACTGGCGATTCCTCGGTGGTTCGTGCAGTAGTTGTTGATCGCAACATACTGGTTAAGAACACCCCGGGGTCGAGCAATTTGATCATGAAGACATTGACAAAGCCGCAGGTTGAAACTGTCGACATGGATGTCAGTAAAGGAAGATTTGGGAGGTTTGGTGGGAAGTACGTGCCAGAGTCATTGATCACTTGTTTGGCCGAGCTTGAAGCTGAATTCAACTCGGCTCTACGTGATACTGCCTTTCAg GCAGAGCTTGCAACAGCGCTAAGAGACTACGTTGGGAGGGAGACGCCTCTATACTTTGCGGAGCGGCTCACGAATTACTACAAGAATAGTAAAGGAGAAGGGCCAGAGATATACCTAAAAAGGGAGGATCTCAGCCATGGTGGAGCACACAAGATCAACAACGCCATCGCTCAGGCAATGATTGCCAAACGCATGGGCCGGAAATGTGTCGTGGCGGCCACCGGTGCCGGGCAGCATGGTGTCGCAACCGCTGCTGCATGTGCCAAACTTGGTTTGGAGTGCACCATCTTCATGGGCACCAAAGATATGCAGAAACAGTCTTCTAATCTGCGCTTGATGAAGCTTCTGGGTGctacg GTTGAATCCGTTGACGGAAATTTTAAGGATGCAAGCTCCGAGGCGCTCCGGGATTGGATGGGAACCATGGAAAGTAGCTACTACCTGACAGGAACAGTGGTCGGGCCCCATCCACATCCAAGCATGGTCCGGGAATTCCAATCAGTGATCGGAAAAGAGACAAGGAGGCAGGCAATGGAGAGGTGGGGTCACAAGCCTGAGGTGTTGCTTGCCTGTGTAGGGAGTGGCTCCAATGCATTGGGTTTGTTCCATGAATTTGTTAAAGATAAGGATGTGAGGTTGATTGGAGTTGAAGGTGCTGGGTTTGGCCTGGAGAGTGGCAGCCATTCTGCCACTCTGGCTAGAGGTGATGTAGGAGTTTATCATGGAGCCTTGAGCTATTTGTTGCAAGACGAGGAAGGCCAAATTGTTGAACCACACTCTATTGGTGTAGG GCTTGAGTATCCTGGAGTTAGCCCAGAGCTGAGTTATCTTAAAGACACAGGACGTGCAGAGTTCTACACTGCCACAGATCAGGAAGCTCTAGATG ATTGGAAGGCATAA
- the LOC132168657 gene encoding tryptophan synthase beta chain 1-like isoform X1 produces the protein MACNMRTRDLLTGHLIVKRRTGDSSVVRAVVVDRNILVKNTPGSSNLIMKTLTKPQVETVDMDVSKGRFGRFGGKYVPESLITCLAELEAEFNSALRDTAFQAELATALRDYVGRETPLYFAERLTNYYKNSKGEGPEIYLKREDLSHGGAHKINNAIAQAMIAKRMGRKCVVAATGAGQHGVATAAACAKLGLECTIFMGTKDMQKQSSNLRLMKLLGATVESVDGNFKDASSEALRDWMGTMESSYYLTGTVVGPHPHPSMVREFQSVIGKETRRQAMERWGHKPEVLLACVGSGSNALGLFHEFVKDKDVRLIGVEGAGFGLESGSHSATLARGDVGVYHGALSYLLQDEEGQIVEPHSIGVGLEYPGVSPELSYLKDTGRAEFYTATDQEALDAYQLLCRLEGIIPALEASHALAFLNKLCPTLPDGTKVVVNCSGRGDKDVEMLFNHKFHSM, from the exons ATGGCTTGTAACATGCGAACTCGTGATCTTCTTACAGGACACTTGATCGTTAAGAGAAGAACTGGCGATTCCTCGGTGGTTCGTGCAGTAGTTGTTGATCGCAACATACTGGTTAAGAACACCCCGGGGTCGAGCAATTTGATCATGAAGACATTGACAAAGCCGCAGGTTGAAACTGTCGACATGGATGTCAGTAAAGGAAGATTTGGGAGGTTTGGTGGGAAGTACGTGCCAGAGTCATTGATCACTTGTTTGGCCGAGCTTGAAGCTGAATTCAACTCGGCTCTACGTGATACTGCCTTTCAg GCAGAGCTTGCAACAGCGCTAAGAGACTACGTTGGGAGGGAGACGCCTCTATACTTTGCGGAGCGGCTCACGAATTACTACAAGAATAGTAAAGGAGAAGGGCCAGAGATATACCTAAAAAGGGAGGATCTCAGCCATGGTGGAGCACACAAGATCAACAACGCCATCGCTCAGGCAATGATTGCCAAACGCATGGGCCGGAAATGTGTCGTGGCGGCCACCGGTGCCGGGCAGCATGGTGTCGCAACCGCTGCTGCATGTGCCAAACTTGGTTTGGAGTGCACCATCTTCATGGGCACCAAAGATATGCAGAAACAGTCTTCTAATCTGCGCTTGATGAAGCTTCTGGGTGctacg GTTGAATCCGTTGACGGAAATTTTAAGGATGCAAGCTCCGAGGCGCTCCGGGATTGGATGGGAACCATGGAAAGTAGCTACTACCTGACAGGAACAGTGGTCGGGCCCCATCCACATCCAAGCATGGTCCGGGAATTCCAATCAGTGATCGGAAAAGAGACAAGGAGGCAGGCAATGGAGAGGTGGGGTCACAAGCCTGAGGTGTTGCTTGCCTGTGTAGGGAGTGGCTCCAATGCATTGGGTTTGTTCCATGAATTTGTTAAAGATAAGGATGTGAGGTTGATTGGAGTTGAAGGTGCTGGGTTTGGCCTGGAGAGTGGCAGCCATTCTGCCACTCTGGCTAGAGGTGATGTAGGAGTTTATCATGGAGCCTTGAGCTATTTGTTGCAAGACGAGGAAGGCCAAATTGTTGAACCACACTCTATTGGTGTAGG GCTTGAGTATCCTGGAGTTAGCCCAGAGCTGAGTTATCTTAAAGACACAGGACGTGCAGAGTTCTACACTGCCACAGATCAGGAAGCTCTAGATG CATACCAACTGTTATGCAGATTGGAAGGCATAATTCCAGCATTGGAGGCCTCTCATGCATTGGCGTTTCTTAATAAACTCTGCCCTACTTTGCCAGATGGCACAAAGGTTGTAGTAAATTGCAGTGGCCGTGGAGATAAGGATGTCGAGATGCTCTTCAATCACAAATTTCACTCAATGTAG
- the LOC132168656 gene encoding polyadenylation and cleavage factor homolog 4: MGSMVSEKLSVNRENPRNLTTATTRAMPAELGAQKPPLTILDRFNALLKQRGKIRVSAGEDAVSPPSAEEIVQIYELLLSELTFNSKPIITDLTIIAGEQREHGKGIADAICSRIIEVPVEQKLPSLYLLDSIVKNIGREYVSFFASSLPEVFCEAYMQVQPNQYNAMRHLFGTWSAVFPPSVLRKIEAQLQFSPSVNRQSSGLTPLRASESPRPTHGIHVNPKYLRHLEHSTVDSNIQEVKGTSDLKMYGQKSAVGYDEFDSAHAEVVSSQGGAQRLSSTGNAGHAPFAFGANKVHPLSNARLVRSSSPSRTGPDRSLPLGVDEFAADHSPRRFVDRGSPSHPVFEYGLGKTTGRDEKMGGWKKKHFSDNSKNCFETTTAYSLSNGHEHQRPRALIDAYGNDTGKRSFHDKPLQGQRLDINGMEKKVAPASWQNTEEEEFDWEDMSPTLVDRDRNTDFLSSYVPPLGSFRARPAFGVQNASSLEPDNRISWSSQAQLPAVDDSSIIAEDAAPLPIFGRVSSGNISGFRAEGNRILDSRYPQEAWNMPPHLNKGRGRSFRMPLLASGISSSDGSKMSPLIDKLPDADPQLYRPSTIRIGSSDIDSVSVEARPAVVPASVGVRPALNVQNSRQQPLQPSFPQQKQMRSQFESINASNNVNNLDSNGSLYVPEQQLDNFGNKQLSYTKLPQLPNQRAGLIPLNHRNQVQVTHSQPQFPPQEAHQSLATVVQPNLVAPPLSHGYIPQGHGATISTVLPNRVPGVQRMLPIQNIANSSVRLQGGALPPLPPGPPPTSSQMIPLTQNVVPVVSNQQTGSAFTGLIGSLMAQGLISLTKPTPVQDSVGVEFNADLLKVRHESAISALYADLPRQCTTCGLRFKSKEEHSSHMDWHVTKNRMSKNRKQKPSRKWFVSTSMWLSGAEALGTEAVPGFLPTETVVEKKDDEEMAVPADEDQNACALCGEPFDDFYSDETEEWMYKGAVYLNAPSGSTAGMDRSQLGPIVHAKCRSETSMVSPEDFRQDERGITAEGSERKRTRLS, translated from the exons ATGGGTTCCATGGTCTCGGAAAAGCTCTCGGTTAACAGAGAAAACCCAAGAAACCTCACCACCGCCACGACGAGGGCCATGCCCGCCGAGCTCGGGGCCCAGAAGCCGCCGCTTACGATTCTCGACCGGTTCAACGCTCTGCTGAAGCAGCGCGGCAAGATTAGGGTTTCAGCCGGAGAAGACGCCGTTTCGCCGCCGAGTGCTGAAGAAATCGTGCAGATTTACGAGCTGCTGTTGTCGGAGCTAACATTCAACTCAAAGCCAATCATCACAGATCTCACCATAATCGCTGGCGAGCAGAGGGAGCACGGCAAGGGCATCGCCGACGCGATTTGCTCTCGGATTATCGAG GTCCCAGTTGAGCAAAAGCTTCCTTCTTTATATCTTCTAGACAGTATCGTCAAGAATATTGGTCGCGAATATGTTAGTTTCTTCGCATCCAGTCTACCCGAG GTTTTCTGTGAGGCATACATGCAAGTTCAACCTAATCAGTATAATGCCATGCGCCACCTCTTTGGCACCTGGTCAGCAGTGTTTCCACCTTCTGTTCTTCGTAAGATTGAGGCACAACTGCAATTTTCTCCTTCAGTAAACCGTCAATCATCTGGTTTGACTCCCTTAAGGGCTTCTGAATCTCCTCGACCAACCCATGGCATACATGTTAATCCAAAGTATCTGCGTCACTTGGAACATTCAACTGTGGATAGT AATATTCAGGAAGTTAAAGGAACGTCAGATTTAAAAATGTATGGTCAAAAATCTGCCGTTGGATATGATGAGTTTGATTCTGCTCATGCAGAGGTTGTTTCCTCCCAAGGTGGAGCCCAAAGATTGAGCTCAACAGGAAATGCAGGTCATGCACCTTTTGCCTTTGGGGCTAATAAGGTACATCCACTTTCAAATGCCAGACTTGTAAGATCCTCTTCCCCTTCAAGAACTGGGCCTGATAGGTCTTTACCGTTGGGGGTTGACGAATTTGCAGCAGACCATTCTCCTAGAAGGTTTGTTGATAGGGGCTCTCCATCTCATCCTGTTTTTGAGTATGGACTTGGTAAAACAACTGGTAGAGATGAGAAAATGGGTGGCTGGAAGAAAAAACACTTTTCAGATAATAGTAAAAACTGCTTTGAAACTACTACAGCATACAGCCTTAGTAATGGACATGAGCACCAAAGACCAAGGGCATTAATTGATGCATATGGAAATGACACAGGGAAGAGATCTTTTCATGATAAGCCTCTGCAGGGTCAACGCCTGGACATAAATGGTATGGAAAAAAAGGTTGCTCCAGCATCATGGCAGAATACTGAAGAGGAAGAGTTTGATTGGGAAGATATGAGTCCCACTTTAGTAGACCGTGATAGGAATACTGATTTCTTGTCATCATATGTTCCACCTCTTGGAAGCTTTAGGGCAAGGCCTGCCTTTGGAGTACAGAATGCTTCCTCTTTGGAGCCTGATAACAGGATCAGTTGGTCTAGTCAGGCTCAGCTCCCTGCAGTGGATGATTCTTCTATAATTGCTGAAGACGCAGCCCCCTTACCAATT TTTGGCCGTGTATCATCGGGGAACATATCTGGATTCAGAGCTGAGGGAAATCGGATTCTGGATTCTCGCTATCCTCAGGAGGCCTGGAATATGCCTCCCCATCTCAACAAAGGAAGAGGAAGGAGTTTCCGTATGCCCTTATTAGCAAGTGGTATATCTTCATCAGATGGTAGCAAAATGTCTCCTCTTATTGATAAGCTTCCTGATGCTGACCCACAACTTTACAGACCCTCAACTATTAGAATTGGTTCTTCCGATATTGATTCTGTTAGTGTTGAGGCCCGACCAGCTGTTGTACCAGCATCGGTTGGGGTAAGGCCTGCTCTAAATGTGCAGAACTCTCGCCAACAGCCTCTGCAGCCTAGTTTTCCACAGCAGAAACAGATGAGGAGCCAATTCGAGTCAATAAATGCTAGCAATAATGTCAATAATCTTGATTCAAATGGTTCTTTATATGTGCCTGAGCAGCAGTTGGATAATTTTGGCAATAAGCAGCTGAGTTATACAAAGCTGCCACAATTGCCTAATCAGCGTGCAGGACTAATTCCTCTGAATCATCGAAATCAGGTGCAAGTCACACATTCACAACCACAATTTCCACCTCAGGAGGCACATCAATCTTTAGCAACTGTGGTGCAACCAAATTTAGTGGCACCACCTTTGAGTCATGGATACATTCCACAAGGGCATGGTGCCACTATTAGTACAGTTCTGCCAAATCGTGTACCTGGTGTACAGCGGATGCTACCTATTCAAAATATCGCTAACAGCTCTGTACGTTTACAGGGGGGAGCCTTGCCACCACTACCTCCAGGTCCCCCTCCCACTTCATCACAAATGATACCTCTCACACAAAACGTAGTTCCAGTTGTTTCTAATCAACAGACAGGCAGTGCATTTACTGGGTTGATTGGTTCTCTCATGGCTCAGGGTTTGATCTCATTGACCAAACCAACCCCTGTACAG GATTCTGTGGGAGTTGAGTTTAATGCGGACCTTCTTAAGGTGCGTCATGAGTCTGCAATTAGTGCCCTATATGCTGATCTCCCAAGACAGTGCACAACCTGTGGCCTCCGGTTCAAATCCAAAGAGGAGCACAGTAGTCATATGGATTGGCATGTAACCAAGAATCGTATGTCTAAGAACCGTAAGCAGAAGCCTTCGCGTAAATGGTTTGTCAGTACGAGTATGTGGCTCAGTGGTGCAGAGGCATTAGGAACTGAAGCAGTTCCTGGGTTTTTGCCTACAGAGACCGTTGTAGAAAAGAAGGATGATGAAGAAATGGCTGTTCCTGCTGATGAGGATCAGAATGCATGTGCATTATGTGGAGAGCCTTTTGACGATTTTTACAGTGATGAGACTGAGGAGTGGATGTATAAGGGGGCAGTCTACTTAAATGCACCTAGTGGCTCGACAGCTGGCATGGATAGGTCTCAGTTAGGTCCTATAGTGCATGCTAAGTGCCGGTCAGAAACTAGCATGGTTTCCCCTGAAGATTTTAGACAAGACGAAAGG GGAATTACTGCTGAGGGTAGTGAAAGGAAACGTACGCGGCTTAGTTAG